One segment of Fructilactobacillus hinvesii DNA contains the following:
- the rplN gene encoding 50S ribosomal protein L14, with protein MIQQESRLKVADNSGARELLTIKVLGGSRVRYAGTGDVIVATVKQATPGGVVKKGDVVKAVIVRTKAVSRRSDGSYIRFDENAAVLINDDKSPKGTRIFGPVARELRNNNFMKIVSLAPEVL; from the coding sequence ATGATCCAACAAGAAAGTCGTTTGAAGGTTGCTGATAACTCTGGTGCCCGCGAACTCTTAACTATTAAAGTTTTAGGTGGTTCACGAGTTCGTTACGCCGGTACTGGTGATGTGATTGTTGCTACTGTTAAACAAGCAACACCAGGTGGCGTTGTCAAAAAAGGAGACGTTGTTAAAGCTGTAATCGTAAGAACTAAAGCCGTTTCTCGTCGTAGCGATGGTTCTTACATTCGTTTTGATGAAAACGCTGCTGTTTTAATCAACGATGACAAGAGCCCGAAAGGTACCCGTATTTTTGGACCGGTTGCTCGTGAATTACGGAACAACAATTTCATGAAGATTGTTTCATTAGCGCCCGAAGTACTCTAA
- the rplX gene encoding 50S ribosomal protein L24: MFLKTGDKVRVIAGKDKGKDGNITKVLAADNRVVVEGINKVKQHKKASQGNPQGGVFDVEAPINASNVMLIDPSTNEPTRVGIEVKDGKKVRISKKSHKAID; encoded by the coding sequence ATGTTCTTGAAAACTGGTGACAAAGTTCGTGTAATTGCAGGAAAGGACAAGGGAAAAGATGGTAACATCACCAAGGTCCTTGCTGCTGACAACCGCGTAGTTGTCGAAGGAATCAATAAAGTAAAACAACACAAAAAAGCTTCCCAAGGTAACCCCCAAGGTGGAGTTTTTGACGTTGAAGCACCAATTAACGCTTCTAACGTAATGTTGATTGACCCATCAACCAACGAACCAACCCGGGTTGGCATCGAAGTTAAAGATGGTAAAAAAGTTCGTATTTCAAAGAAATCACACAAAGCAATCGACTAA
- the rplE gene encoding 50S ribosomal protein L5 — translation MSTRLEERYKKEILPALVEKFNYSSIMQGPKLEKIVLNMGVGDAVTNSKNLDEAVNELTLISGQKPLVTKAKKSIAAFRLREGMPIGAKVTLRGDKMYDFLDKLINVSLPRVRDFHGVPNRSFDGRGNYTLGIKEQLIFPEINYDDVNRVRGLDIVLVTTAETDEEGHELLKQFGMPFAK, via the coding sequence ATGTCTACTCGTTTAGAAGAAAGATATAAGAAAGAAATTCTCCCAGCACTAGTAGAAAAATTCAACTATTCATCAATTATGCAAGGACCAAAACTTGAAAAAATTGTTTTGAATATGGGTGTTGGTGATGCTGTAACAAATTCCAAAAACTTAGATGAGGCCGTTAACGAACTGACTCTAATTTCTGGACAAAAGCCTTTAGTTACTAAGGCCAAGAAATCAATCGCTGCTTTCCGGTTACGGGAAGGAATGCCGATCGGTGCCAAGGTAACTTTACGGGGCGACAAAATGTACGACTTCTTGGATAAATTAATTAACGTTTCTTTACCACGAGTTCGTGACTTCCATGGAGTTCCTAACCGTTCCTTTGATGGTCGCGGGAACTACACGTTAGGAATTAAGGAACAATTAATTTTCCCAGAAATTAACTACGATGATGTTAACCGGGTTCGCGGTTTAGATATCGTCTTAGTAACTACCGCTGAAACTGATGAAGAAGGCCACGAATTGCTCAAACAATTTGGCATGCCTTTTGCTAAATAG
- a CDS encoding type Z 30S ribosomal protein S14 — translation MAKKSMVEKNKRPAKFSTQNYTRCERCGRPRAVYQKFHLCRVCLRQLAHRGQIPGMKKASW, via the coding sequence TTGGCTAAAAAATCAATGGTAGAAAAGAACAAGCGTCCAGCTAAGTTCTCTACTCAAAACTACACTCGTTGCGAACGTTGTGGTCGACCTCGTGCGGTTTACCAAAAGTTCCACTTATGCCGAGTTTGCTTACGGCAACTTGCTCACCGGGGCCAAATTCCTGGCATGAAGAAAGCTAGTTGGTAG
- the rpsH gene encoding 30S ribosomal protein S8, translated as MAMTDPIADFLTRIRNANMARHASVDVPASKIKRNIAEILKREGFISRVEYIEDDKQGVIRVFLKYGKNNERVISGLKRISKPGLRSYVKADDVPKVLNGLGIAIISTSNGVITDKEARDKQVGGEVLAYVW; from the coding sequence ATGGCAATGACAGATCCAATTGCAGATTTTTTAACTCGAATTCGGAATGCCAACATGGCACGCCATGCTTCGGTTGATGTACCTGCATCGAAAATTAAACGTAATATTGCTGAAATCTTGAAGCGCGAAGGATTTATCAGTCGAGTAGAATACATCGAAGACGATAAACAAGGCGTAATTCGGGTTTTCCTTAAGTACGGTAAGAACAACGAACGGGTTATTTCCGGATTAAAACGGATTTCTAAACCAGGTTTACGTTCTTACGTTAAAGCAGATGATGTTCCTAAGGTCTTAAATGGTTTAGGAATCGCGATTATTTCAACTTCAAACGGAGTTATTACTGACAAAGAAGCCCGTGACAAACAAGTCGGTGGCGAAGTCTTAGCTTACGTTTGGTAA
- the rplF gene encoding 50S ribosomal protein L6, whose translation MSRIGYKTVVIPEGVTVSRDGDQVTVKGPKGELTETFSPLVEMKVDGNEVNFEPTGKYDNKERAMHGTSRANFNNMVEGVSNGFKKNLKLVGVGYRTQLKGKTLILNVGYSNPVEVPLPEDLDVKVPDNTTIEIEGINKQHVGDFAAKVRAIRSPEPYKGKGIRYEGERIVLKEGKTGK comes from the coding sequence ATGAGTAGAATTGGTTACAAAACAGTTGTAATTCCAGAAGGAGTTACTGTATCTCGTGACGGTGATCAAGTGACCGTTAAGGGTCCTAAAGGTGAATTAACGGAAACTTTCTCTCCATTAGTGGAAATGAAGGTTGACGGTAACGAAGTTAACTTCGAACCAACTGGAAAATACGACAACAAGGAACGGGCAATGCACGGAACTTCACGTGCGAACTTCAATAACATGGTTGAAGGAGTTTCAAACGGTTTCAAGAAGAACTTGAAATTAGTTGGAGTTGGATACCGGACTCAATTAAAGGGAAAAACTTTAATTTTAAACGTTGGTTACTCCAATCCAGTTGAAGTTCCCCTTCCAGAAGACTTAGACGTTAAAGTTCCTGACAACACAACGATCGAAATCGAAGGAATCAACAAGCAACACGTTGGTGACTTTGCTGCCAAAGTTCGGGCTATTCGTTCCCCAGAACCTTACAAGGGGAAAGGGATTCGTTACGAAGGCGAACGGATTGTGCTTAAAGAAGGTAAGACTGGTAAGTAG
- the rplR gene encoding 50S ribosomal protein L18 has translation MISKPSKNKTRKVRHARVRSKIAGTAECPRLDVFRSNKNIYAQVIDDVAGVTLASASTLDKEVTGSNKTEQAASVGKLVAERAAAKNIKKVVFDRGGYLYHGRVAALATGARENGLEF, from the coding sequence TTGATTTCAAAACCAAGCAAGAACAAAACACGAAAAGTAAGACATGCTCGTGTTCGTAGTAAAATTGCTGGTACTGCTGAGTGCCCACGTTTAGACGTTTTCCGTTCTAACAAAAACATCTACGCTCAAGTTATTGATGACGTAGCGGGTGTAACGCTAGCTAGTGCCTCAACTCTTGACAAAGAAGTAACTGGAAGCAACAAAACGGAACAAGCCGCTAGTGTTGGGAAGTTAGTTGCTGAACGGGCCGCTGCCAAAAACATTAAAAAAGTTGTTTTTGACCGTGGTGGTTACTTATACCATGGTCGTGTGGCTGCCTTAGCTACGGGCGCACGCGAAAATGGACTCGAATTTTAA
- the rpsE gene encoding 30S ribosomal protein S5 yields the protein MAKFIDPNKLDLDDNVVAINRITKVVKGGRRLRFAALAVVGDKNGHVGFGTGKAQEVPEAIRKAVEAAKKNLIEVPIVGTTIPHEIVGVYGGGKILLKPAEEGSGVAAGGAVRAVMDLAGINDVTSKRLGSDTAINVIRATFEGLKGLKSAEEVSELRGVSVDHLAE from the coding sequence ATGGCTAAATTTATTGATCCGAACAAATTGGATTTAGATGATAACGTAGTTGCCATCAACCGAATTACAAAGGTTGTTAAAGGTGGACGTCGGTTACGGTTTGCTGCCTTAGCTGTTGTTGGTGACAAGAATGGTCACGTTGGTTTTGGAACTGGGAAAGCTCAAGAAGTTCCAGAAGCCATCCGAAAGGCCGTTGAAGCTGCTAAAAAGAACCTGATCGAAGTTCCAATCGTGGGAACAACTATTCCACACGAAATCGTTGGAGTTTACGGTGGGGGTAAGATTTTATTAAAGCCTGCCGAAGAAGGTTCTGGAGTAGCCGCTGGTGGTGCTGTTCGTGCCGTGATGGACTTAGCTGGTATCAACGATGTTACTAGTAAGCGACTGGGCTCTGATACTGCTATCAACGTTATCCGGGCAACTTTCGAAGGCCTAAAGGGTCTCAAGAGCGCCGAAGAAGTTTCTGAACTTCGTGGGGTTTCTGTTGACCATTTAGCTGAATAA
- the rpmD gene encoding 50S ribosomal protein L30: protein MAQLKITLVHSAAHRLPKQRKIVEALGLGRINSSVIKPDNAATRGALFKIAHLVEVEQVKD from the coding sequence ATGGCTCAATTAAAGATTACTTTAGTTCACAGTGCTGCTCATCGTCTTCCCAAACAACGTAAGATTGTGGAAGCCTTAGGATTAGGCCGGATTAACAGTAGTGTGATCAAGCCTGACAATGCAGCAACTCGGGGAGCATTATTCAAGATTGCTCACTTAGTTGAAGTGGAACAGGTTAAAGATTAA
- the rplO gene encoding 50S ribosomal protein L15: MKLDELKAAAGSRSSRTRKGRGLGSKGKTSGRGQKGQKARGKTRLGFEGGQMPLYRRIPKRGFTNINRKDIVIVNVNELNAFDNGAEVTPEALVETGIIRNLKDGIKVLGNGQLDKKLTVQANKFSASAKKAIEDAGGKAEVI, encoded by the coding sequence ATGAAGTTAGACGAATTAAAAGCTGCTGCAGGTTCCCGTTCCAGCCGGACTCGAAAGGGTCGTGGTCTTGGTAGTAAGGGTAAGACTTCTGGTCGTGGCCAAAAGGGACAAAAAGCACGTGGTAAGACCCGTTTAGGTTTTGAAGGGGGTCAAATGCCATTGTACCGTCGGATTCCAAAGCGTGGTTTCACAAACATCAACCGCAAGGATATTGTGATTGTCAATGTTAACGAATTAAACGCTTTTGATAATGGTGCAGAAGTAACTCCTGAAGCATTAGTAGAAACAGGAATTATCCGGAACCTTAAAGACGGAATCAAGGTGCTTGGTAACGGTCAACTGGACAAGAAGTTAACTGTTCAAGCAAACAAATTCTCTGCAAGCGCTAAAAAAGCAATTGAAGATGCCGGCGGTAAAGCTGAGGTGATCTAA
- the secY gene encoding preprotein translocase subunit SecY — translation MLSTLKSAFQDKSIRSKILFTLFVLAVFRLGAYITVPGINAKALQEVASSGLVNVLNMFSGGGLTNYSIFAMGVSPFITAQIVVQLLQMDIVPKFVEWGKQGEVGRLKLDKVTKRLTIVLAFAQSIGITAGFNALSSLNLVKNPGIMTYISIGLILTAGTMLTTWMGDMITDKGVGQGVSMIIFAGIVANIPTGFQSIYREYVQGTPMDQIWKPLLFIGALIIAMLIIVTFVTWVQQAERRIPIQYTRRAAGSSKSSYLPLKVNVAGVIPVIFASAFISTPQTILMFFTKNYSDAGWFQFLTELFNMQTPMGATFYTVLIVVFTFFYAFVQVNPQKLAENLQKQGSYIPGVWPGKGTQDYVSRLLMRLSTIGALFLGVVSIIPLIAQNVWNLNSSIGLGGTNLLIIVGVTIEFMNQIKGLTMRQEYTGFIQDDPDAK, via the coding sequence ATGTTATCAACCTTAAAAAGTGCATTCCAGGACAAAAGCATTCGGAGTAAAATTTTATTCACGTTGTTTGTCCTTGCGGTCTTTCGACTGGGTGCTTACATTACAGTCCCAGGGATTAACGCCAAAGCACTTCAGGAAGTTGCTTCTTCTGGGTTAGTTAACGTTTTGAACATGTTTAGTGGTGGAGGGTTAACTAACTATTCCATCTTTGCGATGGGAGTGTCACCCTTCATTACTGCGCAAATTGTGGTTCAGTTATTACAAATGGATATTGTTCCGAAGTTTGTTGAATGGGGAAAGCAAGGTGAAGTTGGTCGGCTGAAGCTGGACAAGGTCACTAAGCGACTCACCATTGTGTTAGCCTTTGCGCAATCGATTGGGATTACAGCTGGATTTAATGCTTTAAGTAGTTTAAACCTGGTGAAGAACCCTGGAATCATGACATACATTAGTATTGGTTTGATTCTAACGGCCGGAACCATGTTAACCACCTGGATGGGAGACATGATTACTGATAAAGGGGTTGGCCAAGGGGTTTCCATGATTATCTTTGCCGGAATTGTTGCCAACATTCCGACGGGATTCCAAAGTATCTATCGTGAATACGTGCAGGGTACGCCAATGGATCAAATCTGGAAGCCACTGCTCTTCATTGGAGCATTAATCATTGCGATGTTAATCATCGTGACGTTTGTGACTTGGGTCCAACAAGCGGAACGTCGAATTCCAATTCAATATACCCGCCGGGCGGCTGGTTCTTCAAAATCTAGTTATCTGCCTCTGAAAGTGAACGTCGCGGGAGTGATTCCCGTAATTTTCGCTAGTGCTTTTATTTCAACCCCCCAAACAATTCTGATGTTCTTTACCAAGAACTACAGTGATGCGGGTTGGTTCCAATTCTTAACAGAACTGTTTAACATGCAAACTCCAATGGGAGCAACTTTTTACACGGTTCTGATTGTTGTCTTTACCTTCTTCTATGCCTTCGTTCAGGTTAACCCCCAAAAATTAGCTGAAAACTTGCAAAAGCAAGGAAGCTATATTCCGGGTGTCTGGCCAGGTAAGGGAACGCAAGACTACGTATCTCGATTATTGATGCGCTTGAGTACGATTGGAGCCCTCTTCTTAGGAGTGGTTTCCATTATTCCGTTGATTGCGCAAAACGTATGGAACTTAAATAGTTCGATTGGATTAGGGGGAACAAACCTCCTGATCATTGTCGGGGTCACGATTGAGTTTATGAACCAAATTAAAGGGTTGACGATGCGGCAGGAATACACTGGATTTATTCAAGATGATCCAGACGCAAAGTAG
- a CDS encoding adenylate kinase: protein MNLLIMGLPGAGKGTQADFIVEKYGIPHISTGDIFRAAIKQQTPLGVKAQAYIDQGELVPDDVTCGIVEERLQQPDTQAGYLLDGFPRTIVQAEQLEKMTTKLAKPLDAVLNIDVDPETLIERLSGRFICKNCGATYHKLYKKPRVEGTCDVCGGHAFYQRSDDKPETVKNRLEVNLKMNTPLVDFYSERNLLHTVNGNQPIAEVTKEINQVLSDLH, encoded by the coding sequence ATGAATTTGTTAATTATGGGTCTTCCCGGAGCCGGGAAGGGAACTCAAGCAGATTTTATTGTGGAGAAATATGGGATCCCTCATATTTCAACCGGAGATATCTTCCGGGCGGCCATTAAGCAACAAACGCCGTTGGGAGTTAAAGCCCAAGCGTATATTGATCAAGGGGAACTGGTTCCAGACGATGTCACCTGTGGAATCGTGGAAGAACGATTACAGCAACCAGATACGCAAGCTGGTTACTTACTAGATGGTTTCCCGCGAACGATTGTTCAGGCAGAACAATTAGAAAAAATGACGACGAAGTTAGCTAAACCGTTGGATGCCGTTTTAAACATTGATGTTGATCCGGAAACCTTAATCGAACGGCTTTCTGGTCGGTTCATTTGTAAAAACTGTGGTGCTACTTATCATAAATTGTACAAAAAACCTCGAGTTGAAGGTACGTGTGATGTATGTGGTGGACATGCCTTTTATCAACGGAGCGATGATAAACCAGAGACCGTTAAGAATCGGTTAGAAGTTAACTTAAAGATGAATACACCTCTAGTTGACTTTTATTCCGAACGCAACTTGTTGCATACGGTGAACGGAAATCAACCAATCGCAGAAGTTACAAAGGAAATCAACCAAGTTCTGTCTGATCTTCATTAA
- the infA gene encoding translation initiation factor IF-1, which translates to MSKDNVIEIEGKITETLPNAMFRVELENGHEILAHVSGKIRMHYIKILPGDRVTVEMSPYDLTKGRITYRFK; encoded by the coding sequence GTGTCGAAAGATAACGTAATTGAAATTGAAGGAAAAATTACCGAAACACTACCAAATGCAATGTTTCGAGTGGAACTAGAAAACGGCCACGAAATTTTAGCGCACGTTTCTGGTAAAATTAGAATGCATTACATTAAGATACTTCCAGGAGACCGTGTAACTGTTGAAATGTCACCATATGATTTAACGAAGGGTCGCATTACTTATCGGTTTAAGTAA
- the rpmJ gene encoding 50S ribosomal protein L36: protein MKVRPSVKKMCESCKIIKRKGRVMVICSANAKHKQRQGK from the coding sequence ATGAAAGTAAGACCATCAGTCAAAAAAATGTGTGAAAGTTGCAAAATCATTAAGCGGAAAGGCCGCGTAATGGTTATTTGCTCAGCTAACGCTAAGCACAAACAACGTCAAGGAAAGTAA
- the rpsM gene encoding 30S ribosomal protein S13, with translation MARIAGVDLPRNKRVVIALTYIYGIGNTTAQKVLAKAGVSEDVRTQDLTPEQEDKIRVAVDDYTIEGDLRREVSMNIKRLSEIGSYRGLRHRRGLPSRGQHTKNNARTRKGKRTKK, from the coding sequence ATGGCTCGTATTGCCGGAGTAGATTTACCACGTAACAAGCGTGTTGTCATTGCCCTTACTTACATTTACGGGATTGGAAACACAACTGCCCAAAAAGTATTGGCAAAGGCTGGAGTTTCAGAAGACGTTCGGACGCAAGATTTGACTCCTGAACAAGAAGACAAGATCCGGGTTGCTGTCGATGATTACACCATCGAAGGTGACTTACGTCGGGAAGTTAGCATGAACATCAAGCGGTTGTCAGAAATCGGTTCATACCGTGGATTACGGCACCGTCGTGGTTTGCCTTCTAGAGGTCAACACACGAAGAACAACGCTCGGACCAGAAAAGGTAAGAGAACGAAAAAATAA
- the rpsK gene encoding 30S ribosomal protein S11 — MVKKNTRKRKARKHVESGVAHIHSTFNNTLVMITDVQGNAIAWSSAGALGFRGSRKSTPFAAQMAAEAAAKAAMEHGMKTVEVSVKGPGSGRESAIRALQTTGLEVAAIRDVTPVPHNGCRPPKRRRV, encoded by the coding sequence ATGGTTAAAAAGAATACTCGTAAACGGAAAGCAAGAAAGCACGTTGAATCTGGTGTGGCTCACATTCACTCCACTTTTAACAACACCTTAGTTATGATTACCGACGTTCAAGGGAACGCGATTGCTTGGTCATCAGCTGGTGCATTAGGTTTCCGTGGAAGTCGTAAATCAACTCCATTTGCCGCTCAAATGGCTGCTGAAGCTGCTGCTAAGGCTGCAATGGAACATGGTATGAAGACTGTGGAAGTTTCAGTTAAGGGTCCTGGTTCAGGTCGTGAATCTGCAATTCGGGCTTTACAAACTACTGGTTTAGAAGTTGCTGCAATTCGTGACGTTACTCCAGTTCCTCATAACGGTTGCCGTCCTCCAAAACGTCGTCGAGTTTAA
- a CDS encoding DNA-directed RNA polymerase subunit alpha produces MIEFEKPNIHKIEETNNYGEVVVEPLERGYGTTLGNSLRRVLLASLPGAAVTSVQIDGVLHEFSTVKGVTEDVTKIILNLKKLKLKIDGDDDQNETHTMSINVTGPADVTGADLSTDSETTILNPDLHIATVAEGATLHMTVTANKGRGYVSAEENKARNDDMPIGVLPVDSIYTPIERVNYQVEDTRVGQRDDFDKLTLDVWTNGSITPSEAISLAAKVLSQHLEMFVDLTDKAQQANVMVEKEESHKEKMLEMSIEELDLSVRSYNCLKRAGINTVQELTDKSMADMMKVRNLGRKSLEEIEQKLEGLGLSFRKED; encoded by the coding sequence ATGATTGAGTTTGAAAAGCCAAACATTCACAAAATTGAAGAAACAAATAACTATGGTGAAGTAGTTGTCGAACCATTAGAACGTGGTTATGGGACAACCTTAGGAAACTCGCTTCGTCGAGTTTTGCTAGCTTCTTTACCAGGCGCTGCAGTTACCAGTGTTCAAATTGATGGTGTTTTACACGAATTCTCAACTGTTAAAGGTGTCACTGAAGACGTGACTAAAATCATTTTGAACTTGAAAAAGTTGAAGTTGAAAATCGATGGTGATGACGATCAGAACGAAACTCACACGATGAGTATTAACGTTACTGGTCCCGCCGATGTAACCGGAGCTGATCTATCAACTGATAGTGAGACCACGATTTTAAATCCGGACTTACACATTGCAACGGTTGCCGAAGGTGCTACCTTACACATGACGGTAACGGCTAACAAGGGCCGTGGTTATGTATCAGCTGAAGAAAACAAAGCTAGAAATGACGATATGCCAATTGGCGTGTTACCAGTCGATTCTATCTATACCCCAATCGAACGTGTTAACTATCAAGTTGAAGATACGCGTGTTGGACAGCGTGATGACTTCGATAAATTGACTCTCGATGTTTGGACTAATGGTTCAATTACTCCTTCTGAAGCAATTAGTTTAGCTGCCAAGGTGTTATCACAACACTTGGAAATGTTTGTGGACTTGACTGACAAGGCCCAACAAGCTAACGTCATGGTGGAAAAAGAAGAAAGCCATAAAGAAAAAATGCTCGAAATGTCAATTGAAGAACTGGATCTTTCCGTTCGTTCTTACAACTGTTTGAAACGAGCTGGGATTAATACCGTGCAAGAATTGACCGACAAATCCATGGCCGACATGATGAAAGTTCGTAACTTAGGACGCAAGTCCCTCGAAGAAATCGAACAGAAGTTAGAAGGACTTGGATTATCATTTCGGAAAGAAGACTAA
- the rplQ gene encoding 50S ribosomal protein L17 → MSYRKFGRESGPRRAMLRNLTTDLIVNDRIETTEAKAKTVRSLAEQMVTLGKKGDLAARRRAAAYLQNTIADVKEDGDDIKVTTALQKLFDEIAPKYQDRQGGYTRILKTMPRRGDGAQMVILEFV, encoded by the coding sequence ATGAGTTATCGTAAATTTGGTCGCGAATCAGGCCCTCGTCGTGCTATGCTTCGTAACTTAACTACTGACTTAATTGTTAACGATCGGATTGAAACCACTGAAGCTAAAGCAAAGACTGTTCGTTCTTTAGCTGAACAAATGGTGACATTAGGTAAGAAGGGTGACTTGGCTGCTCGTCGGCGTGCCGCTGCTTACTTACAAAACACGATTGCTGACGTCAAAGAAGACGGAGATGACATCAAAGTTACGACGGCATTACAAAAATTATTTGACGAAATTGCACCTAAGTACCAAGATCGTCAAGGTGGTTACACCCGGATTTTGAAGACAATGCCACGTCGTGGTGATGGTGCCCAAATGGTTATCTTGGAATTCGTTTAA
- a CDS encoding energy-coupling factor transporter ATPase, with the protein MMQPKIEFRTVDFAYQPEVPVLTNVSFQVKAGQTIALVGANGSGKSTIAKLLAGLLEPTSGTILIDHTPLTPTNLAQLRQRIGLVFQNPDDQIVGATVAENTAFGLENRNVPRPEMQTRVHRALEQVGMWDYRDREPGLLSGGQKQRVALASALAITPEILILDEATSMLDPQAKQELNQIIQKLQEQVGLTIILITHDLEMLSLAERVIALDQQQVAFTGTASELFHEKHLLAQMQLELPFSLQVQRELAAQRVPVPDTDLNEKELIEWLTKLL; encoded by the coding sequence ATGATGCAACCAAAAATTGAATTTCGAACGGTTGACTTTGCTTATCAGCCGGAGGTTCCGGTCCTTACCAACGTTTCTTTTCAAGTAAAAGCCGGACAAACCATTGCTCTAGTTGGAGCCAACGGAAGCGGTAAAAGTACGATTGCGAAACTCCTGGCTGGTTTGTTGGAACCTACTTCCGGAACCATTTTGATTGATCACACCCCGCTGACCCCGACTAATCTGGCTCAACTGCGACAACGAATCGGGTTGGTTTTTCAGAACCCCGATGATCAAATCGTGGGGGCGACCGTTGCCGAAAATACGGCCTTTGGGTTAGAAAATCGCAACGTTCCGCGTCCGGAAATGCAAACTCGAGTCCACCGTGCATTGGAACAAGTGGGCATGTGGGACTATCGGGATCGAGAACCAGGCCTCCTTTCTGGGGGACAAAAACAGCGTGTGGCCTTGGCGAGTGCCTTAGCGATTACCCCGGAAATCTTGATCTTGGATGAAGCAACCAGCATGCTGGATCCGCAAGCCAAGCAGGAATTAAACCAAATTATTCAGAAGTTACAAGAACAGGTCGGATTAACGATTATTTTAATTACGCACGATCTGGAGATGTTGTCGTTAGCAGAACGAGTAATTGCTTTAGATCAGCAGCAAGTAGCGTTTACGGGAACTGCTAGCGAACTTTTTCACGAGAAGCACTTGTTAGCCCAAATGCAGTTAGAACTTCCCTTTAGTTTGCAAGTTCAACGAGAGTTAGCGGCACAACGGGTTCCGGTTCCAGATACCGATTTGAACGAAAAGGAATTGATCGAATGGCTCACCAAGTTACTTTAA
- a CDS encoding energy-coupling factor transporter ATPase, whose amino-acid sequence MAHQVTLNHVYYTYGLQTPVAHEALHDVSFNVDQGDFVTIIGTTGSGKSTLIKLLNGLQLAQAGTVNVLGVELQAKTTAKALKQLRSQVGMVFQSPEQQLFADTVLQDVQFGPQNFGVSPKQAAIQAKQSLQQVGIAPELLERSPFELSGGQKRRVAIAGVLASQPRILVLDEPTVGLDGRGRRSILELLRKLNQEQQVTIIMITHEMDIVARYARRVVVMHHGQITQDTTPREFFQTTQNQFVLPGAVRVGRALQANGITLEQLPLTRQELVKTVLERLQKEDRA is encoded by the coding sequence ATGGCTCACCAAGTTACTTTAAACCACGTTTATTATACTTACGGACTGCAGACGCCGGTGGCACACGAGGCCTTACACGACGTCAGTTTTAACGTGGATCAGGGCGACTTTGTGACCATCATTGGAACCACGGGGAGCGGAAAATCAACGTTAATCAAGCTTTTGAATGGACTCCAGTTGGCGCAAGCGGGAACGGTGAACGTGTTGGGAGTAGAACTGCAAGCCAAGACCACAGCGAAGGCCTTAAAACAGTTACGTTCTCAAGTGGGCATGGTGTTTCAATCTCCAGAGCAGCAGTTGTTTGCAGATACCGTTCTGCAGGACGTTCAGTTTGGTCCCCAAAACTTTGGAGTAAGTCCTAAGCAAGCCGCCATCCAAGCCAAACAGAGTTTGCAACAGGTTGGGATTGCTCCCGAACTATTGGAGCGGTCCCCATTTGAACTCTCCGGAGGACAAAAACGGCGGGTGGCTATTGCCGGGGTCCTTGCTAGTCAACCACGAATCCTCGTGTTAGATGAGCCCACGGTGGGGTTAGATGGCCGGGGCCGCCGATCGATTCTAGAATTATTGCGCAAGCTTAATCAGGAACAGCAGGTTACGATTATCATGATTACGCATGAGATGGATATCGTAGCGCGGTATGCGCGACGAGTGGTAGTGATGCATCATGGTCAAATTACGCAGGATACGACGCCCCGCGAATTTTTCCAAACTACTCAGAATCAATTTGTCCTTCCGGGAGCAGTCCGAGTAGGCCGGGCCTTGCAGGCCAATGGAATTACGTTAGAACAATTGCCACTGACCCGGCAGGAATTGGTAAAGACTGTCTTAGAGCGGTTGCAGAAGGAGGATCGGGCATGA